CAGCCTTGAAATTGTATTCTAAAATCAACCCATGTGGTAGTGTGTGTATTGTGAATGTGTAATAGTAAGTGTATGATGATAATCATGGTCCCTCTTTTCTTCCATACACCACACATGATCTGTTGTATCGTATTTTGTGAGGGGCCTGTTGAATACAAAGGAAAGTATTGCCTCTAACTAGTGTGCGGAGAAAACTAGCCTCTTGAGATATCCTAAATAAGACAGTATCTCATGGAATAGTCTCCTGCGAGAAATTGATTGTTGCTGGTTTATTGATccatcttttgtttttgtttttgtttttttgttttttgtttttttgtttttttttattgtgaaactttGTTAGTTTCTGCGGTCCACTTCATTATCTTGGCTTGAGACAGTCTCTTGCAATTGTCTATCTTAGGGAACTAAGATAATGTCTATGTTTGAATGTTGGGTTTGAATTGGGTTCACCGTCTAGTTTCACTGGACCCATCAAAATGATGACATTGGACTTAAACCTTACGCCCTTGAATGTTTACCATTAATTAGAATGACTACATTCTacttttgtgaaaaaatttaggaaaaaggtattttgaaattaaaatcttggacttttgtttcttttcctttttggacTTTTAGGGAACCTAAAAAGGTTGTCTTGTTGAAGTAGTTTTTAAAATTCggaaacttttatttatttatttttgttatgagaTTGTCTCTTgcaattgtttgttttttttttaaatttattgtttatcaATGGAAAAGTGTCTTCGTCGAAGGCAAGAGGAAAAAATATAAGGAGGAAAATTCTATTTATTTCAAGATCCTCTAGATTTCTTAAAATAACTCTATCAAAAAGTTGCTAaaatccttttatttattttaaaatgaattcacgacatcaataatttaaaatagatTCCAAAATGGTTACAGTTACTGTTTTTTCAAATGTTGATGATGTTGTAAAATTCAATCCACTTATGTCAAAATAGATGGATAGGATTTTAGGAACATATTGAAGTTTTCTTAAAAACTCTAGAAAACCTTAATCCATAATCCATACATATTTCTGTAAATGTGCGCGAGAGggagaacaaaaagaagaaacaaacaCCAAAAGAAACTACAGAGAACCATGATGAGGCACATATACTCCAGATTTGTCCCAAGTggttctaagttctaaccatGGGCAAAGAAATAATGCTCCACTAAGCAACTCTGGGAATAACAAAGACTCACTTGAGGCAAACTTACCTCAGACCATCCCATTTACAGTAAGAAGTTTGTACATCACATTAAAACTTGCTGCGTTTACAAatacatcatattttcttctagACAGTATATACAGTTCAAAGAATGACTATGTGAAATTAGTAAATATGTAAAGTAAGTTCTGTACCAAACGAGTATTCATTGTGCTGAGCTTCATTTTCATCACAGAAACTTCATTCTCCAAAGGTCAATTCAACCTAAAATCCTTGACCTCTCTCTTACGATGTTCAACGGATGCGGCTGACCTGAGCAAACGGTTCTAATTTTGCCTTAGGTGCAGGTTTAGCTGCTTCTGGAGTCCCAAACACATTCCAAAATCTTAGAGTCTCGTCTGCTGCTGCAGATGCCACTGTGCATCCATCGGGGCTCTGAACATATAGCAACAAAGTTCAAGCAGTAAGAAATGATCTCACTCAAATAACTCATATAAAACCAATTAAAAGATGAAActaataatttaaacaattaaatttattacactagAGCAAGATTTACTGAAATGTTCTAAAagataaaacttaaatacaacAACCAAAGTTACTAATTAGTTTTGGCAAGGATAAAACTTggataaaaatcataatttgaTCAACTCCAAATTAGTACCTGTGTCATAAAAAGGACTCTAGAAGTATGTCCAGTGAGCTCAGCCATCTTCACCATTGAGGGGTATTTCCATAGGGTAAGCTGATTCTGTGTAAAACCGTGAGAGCTAAGCAATTCTCGCTCATTCTTGTTCCACAACAAAGAACAAACCTGCGAGCCGGTGTTAATAGAGTTCAAGCATGCGCCTGTGTGGGCATTCCAGAACTTAATGCACTGatcaccaccacctccacctgAGGCTAACAAATTACCCTGAAATGGACACCAAGCAAGGGCCTTGACTGCAGCTGTGTGGCCCTCAAGTCTGTGAAGCCACTGTCTTGGCGCACTGGAAGAGGCCATGGTTTTGTCCCATATATAGAGAAGATTATCATTCCCTCCACTAGCCAATTGAAATGAGGCAGACCATTTTAGTCCACAGACCTCAAGATGGTGTCCCCTATAGGTTTCAATTATGTGGGATCTCACCCTCACATCATTGTTGATAACTTTACCATCCATTCCTCCAGTTGTAAGGATGTGATTGTTCCAAGCCAGTGAACCTACTCTTTGTCTGTGACCGCCACTCAATGTTCTTAACTGCATTAACAAAATCACAGTAAATCTTCAACATgtatcaaagaaaaacaaaagaataagttagaaatttttttatggtagATATAGTTCTGACTTAGGAACCTGTCTGTTAACAGTATAATCCCATATTTGGACGTGGGAATTGTTTAATCCAATGGCAATGTGCCGGCCATCAGGAGCCCAACTAACACTTGTAACAGGGCcgccatcatcatcatcaatcgTGACAAGTTCTGAGGTAGAGCCATTTGTGGCATCCCAGAGGTATACCGTGCTTCTGAGAGCAATGGCAAGGACATTGCTGCTACCCCAGTCTAATAAATTCAAGTAGAAATCATCCAAAATATCAGGAGCATCCAATGTCCTCTCACAACTCTGTGAAATCAGATTGGAACAATTAGTacacaaaataaatttacaaaacacacacagaacaaagatcagaagcactaaGACAAAGactcaaagaaacaaaaatacagATTATATGGCTTCGGCAAATTTAAAAATCACATTTACATCTAAACTAAGATTCAAAGGGCCTTAAAATATGTTTCATATCTGAATCCAGATTCCCTATTCTAtcaaatactattttgattAGCAGATCAATTCaaatatgattaatttttcttatatatgcAATTATACCTGAGGAATGTGTCTCCTGTGCTTGACAGGTATGGTCTGTGGAGAAGGTGGTGAAAAAAATTCCTGTGGGATTGGGTCAATTGGTGTGGAGGGCTTGTTCTTGTAGACCAAGATCCGTGTCCGGTTCATGTTAAAGGCCTCCGCGAGTTTCTTCTGGTACGCCTCTCTGGACGGAGAGATCACAGCCAGGTTCTCTTTGCCTTTCCTCCCATCTGTAAGCATGTAATGTGCATAATCAAAGTCCATCGCGGCACGATTTGGAATGAACCTATCCAACTGTCAGTATAACACACAAATTTATTATCAGAGATGTTAAAAGAGAGCAAAACTGAATTTCTATTCATAGTTCAATGCTATACATCAAAGCATATTTATAGGAAATTTAATCTAACCCTATCTTGATCCTAATATAACTAGGTAATTAAATTTTCCTACAAATTTAGGCTTGTAGTGATGACTTGACAAGAAACCAACAAACCTTAGATTCAGAAACTAGAGATACGGCAACACTGGACTTCTGTTTGCCTGTTTGGTTGCTTAGAAAATTTGGGAGGAAATAATCAGAATTTTCACTGTCTAGGACACCCTTGTGTAATTTGAGATAATTTTCcaatttcttttaaagaaagaaacaaaacccagaatttggtttctcttgtttTCTCTTCCTCAATTTTCTTGGCAATCAGACAAGGGTGCATGACATAAAGATTCACAGAAAATTATTCGcataacaaaacccaaatttcaaaagagaaaatatgGCCACCATAAGGTAtcattgaaaaacaaaattttcataacaaaattgaaagaaaaaattaaaaaaaactacaaaatatcaaattttaataagaggaacatatatataagaatttaaaGATTCTTACATTTTCTCGATTAGACTTTCTCTTGGGGACTTGTTCTTGAAGAGGGCCCAGCCACAGAGCCCTTCTCTTGTGAGAAGAACCCATGGATCCTTCATCCATAACGTTGGAGATAAAGAGAGagtaaaagagaagaaaaataacaaagaaaaacaagaaaccaACCCTTCCAAATTCACTCAGATTTTTTATACTATATAGCAAAattatgaaaaggaaaaaacaataaGGAACACAGtcagagacagagagagtaGATTTTTGATGGGTTTCTTGTATCTGATCTTTAAGCGTttggtagagagagaatcagagaaagtcagagagagagagatagagagagaagaagtaGTTGATGATTTTCGAATTTGGAGGATTTAACGGCTACTGTGGTGTCCTTAAATAGCCGTTGATATTTTAGTTTGAATGAAATGGGCTTATGGGCCTCATTTTGACACCAACTTTGTAGGGTGTTACTGTGCTTGGGCGGCCCACGACCACGTCTTCTAAGAGTCCAAACTCCAAACTTCTTAGGGGTTGTTTGGGATTAGGCTCAAAGGTGGGAGTAGCTCTCTCACTTTCACAACTCAAACTCAACCCAATCCACAGGCAAACTTAGGCTTACttttaaacattaataataaaaaataaaagcggTATTCCAATCTTTGACCAAATCATTCAACTTCCTGCGCATGATACCTTGAAAACCTCATAAATCTATCACGTGATGATTGAAACCTGAGACCTTTAAATTTATGATACATCTTTCAAATTCATTAATCCTACCTCTCAAACTTTAATGAATAGACTTAAATGACTGAATCACGATGTTGTTTGTGTTTgtcaataataaaatataataatgcaTTTGTTGAGTGCATTAAGGTGTGACTTGTGGGGAGGGGTAGGGTCCAAACTTCTTCATAATTTCTAATATTAGTCAATAAAGTTGTCTAaactttcttctaaaaaaaagttggcTAATCTTAAAATATGGTGACGAAATTTTTCAGGTGAATTCATCACGATTTCACAAAAGAATCCACTTTCTAACACCGACAAATAATTTGTTGGGCCTACTTTTCATTATCTTTGGGaaagtacataaacatgttaatTTGCAAATGCTAAAGCCTAAAAAAAAGGCGTTGTTGGTATTTGtatgatttgatatatatttcaATACGCTAAAAAATTACTGCATTTGACACCAATATCAAGCATTTTAACTCTAATTAGttaggttgaaactttctataataaaaaaaaaaaaatctaattagttTACCATGTTTATTGAAAGAaggggaattaaaaataaatgttaagttaCAAAACATTCCCTTCATGTATTTTTTACAATGCAATGGAAAATGTTGTACAAAGtccatttatcaaaaaaaattattagcaaaataatCTAGTTTTGAGTTGGCTAATCATTGCAACCATATGTTATTTCTGCCGTCAAATTCCTCAAAGAATGATAAAGTTGTAGTTTCAAGTTCTCTCTAGTAATTTTTTGAGTTGGCTCTAAAATtgatgtttattttctttttatctaaTAAGATTaatacttattttctttttatatattagaagattacttaatttcatttcatttctttataaattttaaagtaaaagcTAAATTCCActttccaaaataaataaataaagtttaacATTGAAATTTGTCCAAACAATATATCTTAGTGTATAGTGACAAATAATTTGTGGGGCCAACTTTTCATTATCTTTGGGAAAGTACATAACCATGTTCATTTGCAAATGCTAAAgccaaaaaaaaggtaaaaaaagaaaagaaaaggtgttATTGGTATGAGTATGACTTGATATATATTTCAATACGCTAAAAAATTACTGCATTTGACCAATATCAAGCATTCTAACTCTAATTAGttaggttgaaattctctataatatatatatatatatatatatatatatatatatatatatatatatatatataaaaaaaatctaattagttTACCATGTTTATTGAAAGAAGGGGaattaaataaatgttaagttaCAAAATGTTCCCTTCATGTATGTTTTACAatgcaatatatagaaaatgttgtacaaagtccatttacccaaaaaatatatatatatataattaattagcAAAATAATCTAGTTTTGAGTTGGCTAATCATTGCAACCAAGTGTTATTTCTGCCATCAAATTCCTCAAAGAATGATAAAGTCGTAGTTTCAAGTTCTCTTTGGTAATTTTTTGAGTTGGCTCTAAAATtgatgtttattttctttttatccaataaaattaatgttaattttctttttatattagaagattacttaatttagtttaatttcatttctttataaACTCTAAAGTAAAGCTAAATTCCACtttccaaaataaatatataaagtttaacatttgaaatttgtCCAAACAATATATCTTAGTGTATAGTGAGTTAGTGACAAATAATTTGTTGGGCCAACTTTTCATTATCTTTGGGAAAGTACATAACCATGTTCATTTGCAAAtgctaaaaccaaaaaaaaaaaaaaaaaaaaaaaaaaaaaaaaaaaaaaaaaaggtaaaaaaagaaaagaaaagaaaaaaaggtgtTATTGGTATGAGTatgactttatatatatttcaatactCTAAAAAATTACTGCATCTGACACCAATATCAAGCATTCTAACTCTAATTAGTTAGGATGAAATTCtctaaagtaaaaaaaaaatctaattagttTACCATGTTTATTGAAAGAAGGGgaattaataataaatgttaagttACAAAATGTTCCCTTCATGTATATTTTACAATGCAATAGgaaatgttgtacaacgtccatttaccaaaaaaaaaaattttaattagcaaAATAATCTAATTTTGAGTCAGCTAATCATTGCAACCATGTGTTATTTCTGTTGTCAAATTCCTCAAAGAATGGTAAAGTCATAGTTTCAAGTTCTCTCCGGTAATTTTTTGAGTTGCCTCTAAAATtgatgtttattttctttttcttttttccaataaaattaatgtttattttatttttatattagaagattactttatttaatttcatttcatttctttataaACTCTAAAGTAAAGCTAAGTTCCctttccaaaataaataaataaagtttaacATTGAAATTTGTCCAAACAATATATCTTAGTGTATAGTGTCAAATAATTTGTTGGCcaacttttcattatttttgggAAAGTACATAACCATGTTCATTTGCAAATGCTAAAGGcgaaaaaaaaggtaaaaaagaaaaaagaaaagaaaagaaaaaaaaggtgttaTTGGTATAAGTATGACTTGATATATATTTCAATACACTAAAAAATTACTGCATTTGACACCAATATCAATCATTCTAACTCTACTTAGttaggttgaaattctctataataaaaaaaatctaattagttTACCATGTTTATTAATTGAAAGAaggggaattaaaaataaatgttgagTTACAAAACGTTCCCTTCATATATGTTTTACAATGCAATAGAAAATGTTGTACAAAGTACATTTaccgaaagaaaaaaaaaaattttaattagcaaAATAATCTAGTTTTGAGTTTGCTAATCATTGTAACCATGTGCTATTTCTGCCGTCAAATTCCTCAAAGAATGATAAAGTTGTAGTTTCAAGTTCTCTCTGGTAATTTTTGGAGTTGGCTCTAAATTAAATtgatgtttattttctttttatccaataaatttaatgtttattttctttttatattagaagattacttaatttaatttcatttcatttctttataaACTCTAAAGTAAAGCTAAATTCCActttccaaaataaataaataaagtttaacATTGAAATTTGTCCAAACAATAAATCTTAGTGTATAGTGTATGcaactacaaatatttcatctaCTTTCCCAAATTTGGtgttcacaaatatatatatatatatatatatatatatatatatatatatatatatatatatatatatatattcaaaatagaAATCTCACACCTTCAAACGATGTGTCTGCAACCAACATGCCCTACAAGTTCCTAATCTATGGTTGCACCAGTTGAATTGGCTTTTTATATGG
The sequence above is drawn from the Castanea sativa cultivar Marrone di Chiusa Pesio chromosome 5, ASM4071231v1 genome and encodes:
- the LOC142636756 gene encoding cell division cycle 20.2, cofactor of APC complex-like isoform X2, producing the protein MNRTRILVYKNKPSTPIDPIPQEFFSPPSPQTIPVKHRRHIPQSCERTLDAPDILDDFYLNLLDWGSSNVLAIALRSTVYLWDATNGSTSELVTIDDDDGGPVTSVSWAPDGRHIAIGLNNSHVQIWDYTVNRQLRTLSGGHRQRVGSLAWNNHILTTGGMDGKVINNDVRVRSHIIETYRGHHLEVCGLKWSASFQLASGGNDNLLYIWDKTMASSSAPRQWLHRLEGHTAAVKALAWCPFQGNLLASGGGGGDQCIKFWNAHTGACLNSINTGSQVCSLLWNKNERELLSSHGFTQNQLTLWKYPSMVKMAELTGHTSRVLFMTQSPDGCTVASAAADETLRFWNVFGTPEAAKPAPKAKLEPFAQVSRIR
- the LOC142636756 gene encoding cell division cycle 20.1, cofactor of APC complex-like isoform X1, giving the protein MDFDYAHYMLTDGRKGKENLAVISPSREAYQKKLAEAFNMNRTRILVYKNKPSTPIDPIPQEFFSPPSPQTIPVKHRRHIPQSCERTLDAPDILDDFYLNLLDWGSSNVLAIALRSTVYLWDATNGSTSELVTIDDDDGGPVTSVSWAPDGRHIAIGLNNSHVQIWDYTVNRQLRTLSGGHRQRVGSLAWNNHILTTGGMDGKVINNDVRVRSHIIETYRGHHLEVCGLKWSASFQLASGGNDNLLYIWDKTMASSSAPRQWLHRLEGHTAAVKALAWCPFQGNLLASGGGGGDQCIKFWNAHTGACLNSINTGSQVCSLLWNKNERELLSSHGFTQNQLTLWKYPSMVKMAELTGHTSRVLFMTQSPDGCTVASAAADETLRFWNVFGTPEAAKPAPKAKLEPFAQVSRIR
- the LOC142636756 gene encoding cell division cycle 20.2, cofactor of APC complex-like isoform X3, translating into MDEGSMGSSHKRRALWLGPLQEQVPKRKSNRENLDRFIPNRAAMDFDYAHYMLTDGRKGKENLAVISPSREAYQKKLAEAFNMNRTRILVYKNKPSTPIDPIPQEFFSPPSPQTIPVKHRRHIPQSCERTLDAPDILDDFYLNLLDWGSSNVLAIALRSTVYLWDATNGSTSELVTIDDDDGGPVTSVSWAPDGRHIAIGLNNSHVQIWDYTVNRQLRTLSGGHRQRVGSLAWNNHILTTGGMDGKVINNDVRVRSHIIETYRGHHLEVCGLKWSASFQLASGGNDNLLYIWDKTMASSSAPRQWLHRLEGHTAAVKALAWCPFQGNLLASGGGGGDQCIKFWNAHTGACLNSINTGSQVCSLLWNKNERELLSSHGFTQNQLTLWKYPSMVKMAELTGHTSRVLFMTQSPDGCTVASAAADETLRFWNVFGTPEAAKPAPKAKLEPFAQVSRIR